In Posidoniimonas corsicana, the genomic window CTCGATGTCGACGGCGTGGACCTCACCCCGCACCTCAACGGCGTCGACGAGTCCAACCCCCACGAGGTCCTGTTCTGGCGTGGCACCGACGGCCGATTTGCCGTGAGGAAAGGCGACTGGAAGCTCGTGCGGCCAACGGACCACCCGTTCGCACGACTCAACAACATGGTGTGGGACCCCTCGGAACGGACCTACTTCAATGGCAACGCCAACAACGGCATGTACCAGCACGTCGTCGACGACCTGAACCGCGAGCTCACACACTGGGAGGCCACGCTGGAACGACCGAAGTGGGACGACCTCGGCGACCTCGACTTCAACACCGAGGACCACTTCGTCTTCCGCAACGACCCCGCCGCTGCGGACTGGAGCACAGCGGGCGGGTGGAGCTTCGGAGGGAGCGGCGAGGCCGCGACCCTGATGCCGCAGGACGCGTACGCCAACGCGGTCCTCGAGTTCACCACCAACGACTCAGGCGACTACACGTCGACGAACAATATGCGTCGCGCTACCCGACGCGAGTTCATGCTCAATCAGGTGCGTTTCACCGGCGAGTTCGCGGGCGCCGGCGATCACCAGGCGACCATCAACCGCAGCCTGGACATCGGCATGGTGTTCGTCAACAACCTCAGCGGCGAAGGCCCCAAGATCCGCATCGACGCGACCTCGACGGGCGGCAACAACTTTGACTTCGTCTTCGACCAGATCGCCTACCTGCTGCACGACCTCGAGATCACCGGCGACGGCACCCAGCTTCCCCGCCTCACGGGCGCCACGACCGACTACGATTTGCCCACCCGCATCACCAAGACCGGCGCCAGCACCGTTGTGCTGGAAGGACTGATCGATGTTGGGACCGGAGTGACCGTCAACGGGGGCGCCATCATCGTCGACGCCGCCAACGCCGAGCTCACCACCGCTGGCGACATCACGCTCACGCCCGCCGGCTCGCTCGAGCTCCGCAACGGTCGCGTGCGGGCCGACAGGCTCAACACGGCCGGCGCGTCGTTCGCGATGACGGGCGGCGTGCTCTCGGCCGACCTCGTCAACGGAGACCTCGCGGTCTCGGGTGGCGTGCTCGCACCTGGCGAGTCGATCGGCGACACCGTCGTCAGCGGCGGGCTGCTGCTGGACTCCGGCGCAACGCTTGAGATCGAGATCTCCGCCGCCGGGGGGCAGCTCTCCCACGACAGGCTCTCGGTCACCAACACGGCGGACCTCCGCGGCGCCCTGCAGGTAGTCGCCATCGACGGCTTCACCGCCGCGGCAGGCCAGGTCTTCCAACTCGCCTTCGCCGATACGATCGTCGACGGCGGCCTGCAGCTCACCGGCGACGCCGGCGGACTGGAGCTGGTCCACATCAGTGGCGTCTTCGACACGCTCGCCCTGCTCGACACCAACGCCCTGCCGGGCGACTTCAACGGCGACGGCGCTGTCGACGCCGCCGACTACACCGTCTGGCGCGACAACCTGGGCGCGGTCGGGGCCCCCGGCCTCCCCGGCGACGGCGACGACGGCTCCGGCTTCGGCGTCCGCGACGGCGTCGTCGACGAGCACGACCTCGCATTCTGGCGGACCTGGTACGGGCTCGACTACCAGGCAGTCAGCGGCGGTCAGTTTGCTTCGGTCCCCGAGCCGTCGGCCGGAATGCTGCTGCTCGTTTCCATCGGGTTTCTTCGCCGGCGGAAGGCTGCTTTGGTACGATAAAAGTAAAGCCACAAATCCCACTAAGGTGGTTGGCTTCCGGATCTCCCCTTGCAACAGTTCGCCCCGCAGAGTCGATCTCATGCCACGGCTGCACCGTCTGATCTCTCTGTCAATTAGTCTCCTGTCTATCGGATTGTGTGTCACCAGCGCTCATGCGATCACTCGCGGACAGCGGAATTCCTTTGAAGATGGGCTTGCCCATGGTTGGGAATCACCAACCGGGTCGGCATCCGTACAGTCCGGCGACGGGGACGGTCACCCGCTCGATCAGTACATCGCGTACACATCCACTGGCAACGACGACCTTTCAGGCCACCTTCTCTTTCGAAACTCAACTGAGTGGGTCGGGGACTATTCCCTCGGAGGGGGGCCGCTGCTAATCTCGCCCCAGTACACAGGACCAGCCGAGGTTGACCTCTACCTAACAATCTCCAACGGTGACACAACCTACGCAGTATCTTGGTTCTTCGGCCCAGCCCTCACACCTGGCGAATGGGAGTCGGGCGAGATGTATTTCCCTCTCGGCGACATTGGCATAGACTCGATTGTGAACCTTTCGGGAAACGCAACCTTTCAAGAAGTGATGTCGGGCGTTACTGAGACTCGGTTAATTGCAAGTCCCGCCCTCCCCGTGATTGGCGCTGACGGTCCAGTTGGCAGCCCCATCCCAGGGACTCTCAAGATCAGCAATCTCTCGTTTGCTGCAATGCCGGAACCCATGTCCGCTACACTTCTCTGTGTGGCGATTGGCGCAGCTGCGGCACACCGTCGCCGCGGCTAGGGGCCCCCTTGCTCCCCCGCTATAATCGGCCTTATGGCCGAGTCCGCTTCCCCCGCCGTGCTCAACATTGCCGCGTACAAGTTCACGCGGATCGACTCCCTCAAGGAGCTGCGGCACAGCCTGCGCCGGTTCTGCCAGCGGCAGAAGCTCCGCGGCACCATCCTGCTCGCGCCGGAGGGGATCAACCTGTTTGTGGCCGGCGAGGAGCCGGCCGTGGGAAAGCTGCTCGAGCGGCTCGAGTCCCACCCCGAGATCGGCCCGCTGGAGGTCAAACGCAGCTCCACCGCCTACCAGCCGTTCAACCGCATGCTGGTCAAGGTGAAGCAGGAGATCATCGCGTTCGGCGTCGACGGCGTAGAGCCCGGCGGGGAGGACTGCCACAAGATCTCGCCCGCCGAACTCAAGCAGTGGCTGGACGAGGGCCGCGACTTCACGCTGCTCGACACCCGCAACGACTACGAGGTGAAGCTCGGCGCGTTCGAGCACGCCGAGGTCCCCCACATCGACCACTTCCGCGAGTTCCCGGCGGCCGTGGACCGGTTCCCTGACCACTGGCGCGAGAAGCCGCTGGTGATGTACTGCACCGGCGGCATCCGCTGCGAGAAGGCCGGCCCGCTGTTGACGCGCCGCGGCTTCCGCAATGTGTTGCAGCTGGACGGCGGCATCCTCAAGTACTTCGAGGAGGTCGGCCAGGCGCACTACCGCGGCGACTGCTTTGTGTTCGACCAGCGGGTGGCGGTTGACGCCGCGCTCCGCGAGACCGGCGCCGCCCAGTGCTACGCCTGCCAGGCGATCCTCACGGAGGAGGAGCAGCGTTCGCCCCACTACGTGAAGAGCGAGAGCTGCCCCCACTGCTACCGGCCGGCCGACGAGGAGCTCGCCGCGCGGCTCGCCCAGCGGCAGGCCGACCTGCAGGCGGCCGCCACGCCGCTGCCCGGCAGCCTGCCCTACGACAACCTGCGGCCGATCTACGTGCCCGCCCGCTGCGACGGCATGCCGCTGCCGCGGTTCCTCGCCGCGGTCGCCCAGGCGGGCGCGCTCGAGTGGTGGACCGCGGAGGTCAACGCCGGCCGCCTGCAGTACGCCGGCCGCACGGTGGACGCCAGCCGCCGGGTCGAGGCCGGCCAGCGGTACGACCACCTGCAGCCCAACCTGGTCGAGCCCGACGTGGACGCCGGCGTCCGCATCCTCCACGAGGACGAGGCGATCGTCGTGGTCGACAAGCCGGCGCCGCTGCCGATGCACCCCTGTGGGCGGTTCAACCGCAACACGCTCTCGTTCCTGCTCGGTCAGGTGTACCAGCCGCAACAGCTGCGGAACGCCCACCGCCTGGACAGCAACACCCAGGGCGTGGCGGTGCTGACCCGCACGCGGCGGATGGCCCAGCGGCTGCAGCCACAGTTCAGCCAAGGGCTCGTCGAGAAACGCTACTTGGCCCGCGTGCACGGCTCGCCCGCCAAGGACCGGTTCGGCTGCACGGCGGCAATCTCCAAGGAAACGGCCGCCGCCGGCATCAAGCTACTCGACGCCGACGGCGCCGCCAGCGAAACCCGCTTCCGCGTCATCCAGCGGTTCGCCGACGGCACGACGCTCCTGGACGTCCGCCCGCTGACCGGCCGCACCAACCAGATCCGCCTGCACCTGTGGTCGCTCGGCCTGCCAATCGTCGGCGACCCGACCTACCGCACCGGCGGCCGCGTCACCAAGCAGCAGGCGCTCGACACCGACGACCCGCCGATGTGCCTGCAGTCGGCCGCCATCCGCTTCACGCACCCGGCGACCGAGCAGCCGGTCGAGTTCACCGCCGAACCGCCCGAGTGGGCCAGCCCCGACTGGCGCCCCGACCCCAATTCACTGCCGCTCGGCGGCCGCGTGAGCAGCTAACGCCGATAGCCGATTACCAACAGCTACCCGCCACCAACTAAACACCACACCCCACTTGCAACCCACCAACCTAGAACGCACCGACGACGGCCTGCGGATCACCTGGTCCGACGGCCAGGTCCGCCAGTACACCGCCGGCGAACTCCGCAAGGCCTGCCCGTGCGCGACCTGCCGCGAGAAGCACGGCGCGCCCGCGCCGCCGGCCAACATGCTGCCGGTGCTCTCGCCCGAGGAGGCCCGCCCGCTGTCAATCCAGGGCATGCGCTCGGCCGGCGGCTACGCGTACGCGATCAAGTTCTCCGACGGCCACGGCAGCGGCCTCTACCAGTTCGACCTGCTGCGCGAGCTGGGCGAAGCGGTCGACGCGTAACTTCGGCC contains:
- the trhO gene encoding oxygen-dependent tRNA uridine(34) hydroxylase TrhO, which produces MAESASPAVLNIAAYKFTRIDSLKELRHSLRRFCQRQKLRGTILLAPEGINLFVAGEEPAVGKLLERLESHPEIGPLEVKRSSTAYQPFNRMLVKVKQEIIAFGVDGVEPGGEDCHKISPAELKQWLDEGRDFTLLDTRNDYEVKLGAFEHAEVPHIDHFREFPAAVDRFPDHWREKPLVMYCTGGIRCEKAGPLLTRRGFRNVLQLDGGILKYFEEVGQAHYRGDCFVFDQRVAVDAALRETGAAQCYACQAILTEEEQRSPHYVKSESCPHCYRPADEELAARLAQRQADLQAAATPLPGSLPYDNLRPIYVPARCDGMPLPRFLAAVAQAGALEWWTAEVNAGRLQYAGRTVDASRRVEAGQRYDHLQPNLVEPDVDAGVRILHEDEAIVVVDKPAPLPMHPCGRFNRNTLSFLLGQVYQPQQLRNAHRLDSNTQGVAVLTRTRRMAQRLQPQFSQGLVEKRYLARVHGSPAKDRFGCTAAISKETAAAGIKLLDADGAASETRFRVIQRFADGTTLLDVRPLTGRTNQIRLHLWSLGLPIVGDPTYRTGGRVTKQQALDTDDPPMCLQSAAIRFTHPATEQPVEFTAEPPEWASPDWRPDPNSLPLGGRVSS
- a CDS encoding sulfatase-like hydrolase/transferase codes for the protein MTTSRLCRALLLAAFVPLLNYARPAEAQTSAAQPNIVLIMVDDAGYNEYGFANDLFGQSRISDTPNINALAAGGAIFSQGYVSAPLCSPSRAAMLTGQYANRFGWENNPSNDTSSPQGLTASQLTMGHHLQSLGYTTGVVGKWHLGYQDDLNRPQDMGFDEFYGLLGGGRDYWPWPGASDRSRMRRGDEDIEHLWGAEGDSSLYDPSRGRYLTDAFGEESADFINRNASTGQPFFLYTAITAPHTPIQVKQSDLDHFDGIIDDPDRKKIAALNYSADRAVGMIMDALEANGVEDNTVVVFLNDNGAPAFDIGQTNSPFFGTKGQMFDGGIRVPFLMKAPGTEAQVYDQPITTRDLLPTFYAMGGGDPSQLDVDGVDLTPHLNGVDESNPHEVLFWRGTDGRFAVRKGDWKLVRPTDHPFARLNNMVWDPSERTYFNGNANNGMYQHVVDDLNRELTHWEATLERPKWDDLGDLDFNTEDHFVFRNDPAAADWSTAGGWSFGGSGEAATLMPQDAYANAVLEFTTNDSGDYTSTNNMRRATRREFMLNQVRFTGEFAGAGDHQATINRSLDIGMVFVNNLSGEGPKIRIDATSTGGNNFDFVFDQIAYLLHDLEITGDGTQLPRLTGATTDYDLPTRITKTGASTVVLEGLIDVGTGVTVNGGAIIVDAANAELTTAGDITLTPAGSLELRNGRVRADRLNTAGASFAMTGGVLSADLVNGDLAVSGGVLAPGESIGDTVVSGGLLLDSGATLEIEISAAGGQLSHDRLSVTNTADLRGALQVVAIDGFTAAAGQVFQLAFADTIVDGGLQLTGDAGGLELVHISGVFDTLALLDTNALPGDFNGDGAVDAADYTVWRDNLGAVGAPGLPGDGDDGSGFGVRDGVVDEHDLAFWRTWYGLDYQAVSGGQFASVPEPSAGMLLLVSIGFLRRRKAALVR
- a CDS encoding DUF971 domain-containing protein; the protein is MQPTNLERTDDGLRITWSDGQVRQYTAGELRKACPCATCREKHGAPAPPANMLPVLSPEEARPLSIQGMRSAGGYAYAIKFSDGHGSGLYQFDLLRELGEAVDA